The genomic window GTGCGGCGGAAATGCTTCGTACAGAGTGGTCTGCGCCGTCGACAGGAGCGCGCCACCACCGAGTCCCTGAATTACGCGCCAGAACACCAATCCCCAGAGGGAGGTCGCGGCGCCGCAGAAGAACGACGCGACCACGAAGATCGTGATCGAGCCGGTGAGATAGTTGCGCCGGCCGAAGTATGCCGACAGCCAGTTCGACATCGGAATCACGATCACGTTGGCGATGATGTACGACGTCGACACCCAGGCGATTTCATCGAGGGTGGCGCCGAAGGTGCCCATCATGTGCGGGATCGCCACGTTCACGATCGACGTATCGACGAGTTCGAGCACCGCGGCCAGCGTCACCGCGATCGCGATCAGGTACTTGTTCTTGTACGGATCGTCGGCGACCGCCGCTTGGGAGGCGGTGGGGGTGCCAACGAAACCAGTAGGGAGGACAGTGGTCGCCATTTCGCGCGTCGTGCTACTTCACGACGACGTTCGCGAGCACCGACATGCCCGGCCGCAGCGGGCGATCGGCGCCCAGAGACTTCGTAATGCGGATGCGCACCGGCACACGCTGCACCACCTTCGTGAAGTTGCCCGTTGCATTGTCGGGCGGGAGCAGCGCGAACTTGGCGCCCGTGGCCGAGGCGATGCTCTCCACTTCACCCTCCGCCTTTTCGGCGTAGGCATCGATCTCGAGCTCGACTTTCTGCCCGACACGCACGCGGTTGAGCTGCGTCTCCTTGAAGTTCGCCGTCACGAACACACCGGTATCCGACACGATCGACAGCAGTGTTTGACCGCCCTGCACGAGCTGGCCGACTTCCACCTGCTTGCGCGACACAATACCCGACAGGGGCGCCGTGATCTTCGCGTACGACAGCTGCAACGCGGCATTGTCGCGCGCGGCCTGTGCCGCACCGAGACGCGCTCGGGCCAGACGCACACCCGCTTCGGCGTTCGAGACGCCCGACGTGGCGGCGCTCACTTGACGCTGCGTCGCGGTAAGCTGAGCCGCCGCCGCATCGAAGGCGGCCTGCGCGGCATCGAGCTGCGCCATGCTGATGATCTGCTTCGCCGACAACTCCTTCGCGCGCGCCAGATCACTCTGCGCCTTCACGACCTGCGCA from Gemmatimonas sp. includes these protein-coding regions:
- a CDS encoding HlyD family secretion protein, with amino-acid sequence MKKNLRLLIPIVLVVAGGVSGFNRWSFSQTYESTDNAQVDGHIVPVVAKVGGYVTTVNIGENAHVDDKGVLVSIDEREYAVKLAQAEADYAAAVASAGSGGLEGQAAAMVRTASSQRDVGDAQVLAARAQVVKAQSDLARAKELSAKQIISMAQLDAAQAAFDAAAAQLTATQRQVSAATSGVSNAEAGVRLARARLGAAQAARDNAALQLSYAKITAPLSGIVSRKQVEVGQLVQGGQTLLSIVSDTGVFVTANFKETQLNRVRVGQKVELEIDAYAEKAEGEVESIASATGAKFALLPPDNATGNFTKVVQRVPVRIRITKSLGADRPLRPGMSVLANVVVK